Proteins encoded in a region of the Moritella marina ATCC 15381 genome:
- a CDS encoding RcpC/CpaB family pilus assembly protein has translation MKSKIILSLAIGLIILGLYGIADSLSHIEKDLPNIPLAENIAPVVKIKTWWLKEDVQRGTLVKRSDFDVQYLVQVDANKRGIYTDVNINFTSGAVYRQDQVQGTLFFPDMLVPPQHDAYIDVVLAPGQVPYVLSVPAKSVVGGTVSNNMRVDLVALTLPQYQMSIEVGSELSKKARMIGVTPVMMNIKVIKVIQQTQIISGELEPSSANVDIVLELTRKQVAILTVAKRIAEIEIHKSIGDFSAADLKADAGDVLPDFKSVTEMRGNNMVIK, from the coding sequence ATGAAGTCTAAAATCATTTTAAGTCTTGCTATAGGGTTAATTATCCTTGGCTTATATGGTATTGCTGACAGTCTCAGTCATATCGAAAAGGATCTGCCTAATATTCCGCTGGCAGAGAATATTGCCCCCGTAGTTAAAATTAAAACGTGGTGGCTGAAAGAGGATGTACAACGTGGGACATTGGTTAAACGTAGTGATTTTGACGTTCAGTATTTAGTGCAAGTCGATGCGAATAAACGAGGTATTTATACCGATGTGAATATTAATTTCACCTCCGGTGCAGTTTATCGACAAGATCAGGTTCAGGGCACGTTGTTTTTTCCTGACATGCTGGTGCCGCCACAACATGATGCCTATATAGACGTTGTTTTGGCCCCTGGTCAAGTGCCTTATGTGTTGAGCGTACCTGCTAAATCCGTCGTCGGCGGTACTGTCAGTAATAACATGCGAGTTGACTTGGTTGCACTAACACTACCGCAATATCAAATGAGTATTGAGGTCGGTTCAGAATTGTCAAAAAAAGCAAGAATGATCGGAGTAACTCCGGTGATGATGAATATCAAAGTGATTAAAGTCATCCAACAAACTCAGATTATTAGTGGTGAGTTAGAACCGAGCTCTGCGAATGTCGATATTGTCTTGGAATTGACGCGCAAACAAGTGGCGATATTAACGGTCGCGAAGCGTATTGCGGAGATAGAAATACACAAATCTATAGGTGATTTTTCAGCTGCAGATTTAAAGGCCGATGCTGGAGATGTGTTACCTGATTTTAAATCGGTGACCGAAATGCGTGGCAATAATATGGTGATAAAATAA
- a CDS encoding prepilin peptidase — protein sequence MLLYVWLLLATLSVFIWISDANRRHISNFNCVCVFVLCVVIFIHSDRYISMLYVAPYSAACSVLYTISTLVGGFIMNRLGIIGGGDAKLFFAFSIAIAPNYLPITIMLIAVIGGLQAMLLVFFSWSQNQLYTRGVPYGFAICVGCLFGIAASI from the coding sequence ATGCTTTTGTATGTGTGGCTATTGCTAGCCACATTATCTGTGTTTATCTGGATATCTGATGCGAATCGAAGACATATATCGAATTTTAATTGCGTGTGTGTATTTGTATTGTGCGTTGTTATTTTTATTCATAGCGATCGCTATATCAGTATGCTGTATGTAGCGCCATATTCAGCCGCGTGCTCGGTACTCTATACCATATCCACTTTAGTTGGTGGGTTTATTATGAATCGATTAGGCATCATAGGTGGCGGTGATGCAAAACTGTTTTTTGCTTTTTCAATAGCGATTGCGCCGAATTATTTACCGATAACCATCATGTTAATTGCTGTTATTGGTGGGCTACAAGCGATGCTACTTGTATTTTTTTCATGGTCCCAAAATCAACTCTATACACGAGGAGTACCTTATGGTTTCGCTATTTGTGTTGGCTGTTTATTTGGTATCGCAGCTTCCATTTAG
- a CDS encoding Flp family type IVb pilin — protein sequence MITKLYVKSAVALQEFKKDQRGVTAIEYAIIGVAISSIVLAVFNGALRESLTAAMTTVTDNISAANEPNT from the coding sequence ATGATCACTAAATTATATGTAAAATCAGCGGTTGCACTACAAGAATTTAAAAAAGATCAACGCGGTGTAACTGCGATTGAATATGCAATTATCGGTGTTGCTATTTCATCAATTGTTTTAGCGGTATTCAATGGTGCTTTACGCGAATCATTAACAGCCGCTATGACGACGGTCACGGACAATATTAGCGCTGCCAATGAACCTAACACCTAA
- a CDS encoding sensor histidine kinase has protein sequence MKTFIAQIFTSVMLGYIVSASISVVFIAPEKKALVEQLNLSRVEMVINGFVNHDNHAHSDTAIWEFQCHADVDADVDADADADADCLDNASQNNLHSVTRSYDDAKFIRATFNSEAYANDAIVNELKSIELIDDAIQVFCTLVILLISLRTWSKGIVSLHVLSESYAEGKFKNRVEEVGPESIRSLIRNQHKMANTIDELMTKQKMLYATLPHDIRTPLAAIQLTSDILVSHQGNNDFLLARLDTQVCSLNTLCESSLHLFKLLNKEVVQSQENINFTDVLDLTIATFGGRKKFELFNCNQIICSDKKLLRVLFLNILSNAERYANETIGISFTAYLHHDVVRVKDDGKGFSAQIISAFNNGDITNILSKDGFGIGFVLILELTKLLDGRVILDNHERGGQVTIVMNR, from the coding sequence ATGAAAACATTTATCGCACAGATATTTACCTCGGTAATGTTAGGCTATATTGTTAGTGCTAGCATTTCAGTAGTATTCATAGCCCCTGAAAAAAAAGCACTTGTAGAACAGCTTAATCTCAGCCGTGTCGAAATGGTGATAAATGGTTTCGTCAACCACGACAATCATGCGCATAGCGATACCGCAATATGGGAGTTTCAATGTCATGCAGATGTAGATGCAGATGTAGATGCAGATGCAGATGCAGATGCAGATTGTCTGGACAATGCCTCTCAAAATAATTTGCATTCGGTTACCCGCAGTTATGATGATGCAAAGTTTATTCGCGCGACGTTTAATAGCGAGGCTTACGCCAATGATGCCATCGTTAATGAGCTTAAAAGCATTGAGTTAATTGATGATGCTATCCAGGTGTTTTGTACGTTAGTTATTTTGTTAATATCACTGCGGACATGGAGCAAGGGTATTGTGTCTCTGCATGTGTTGTCGGAAAGCTATGCTGAAGGCAAGTTTAAAAATAGGGTCGAAGAAGTCGGTCCTGAGTCTATTCGTAGTCTAATTCGCAATCAGCACAAAATGGCGAATACGATTGATGAACTTATGACTAAGCAAAAGATGCTCTATGCCACGTTACCCCATGACATTCGGACTCCCTTGGCTGCGATTCAGTTAACCAGCGATATATTAGTATCACACCAAGGTAATAATGACTTTCTGTTAGCACGTTTAGACACGCAAGTTTGCAGCTTAAACACCTTATGTGAAAGTAGTCTCCACTTGTTTAAATTGTTGAATAAAGAAGTCGTGCAGTCTCAAGAAAACATTAATTTCACCGATGTGTTAGACCTTACTATCGCCACATTTGGTGGTCGAAAAAAATTCGAACTCTTTAACTGTAACCAAATAATTTGCAGTGATAAAAAACTACTCCGCGTGTTATTTCTTAACATATTGTCTAATGCCGAGCGTTATGCCAATGAAACGATTGGGATTTCATTTACCGCTTATTTACATCATGATGTAGTGAGAGTAAAGGATGACGGTAAGGGTTTTTCAGCGCAAATAATATCGGCGTTTAATAATGGTGATATCACTAATATCTTGAGTAAAGATGGCTTTGGTATTGGTTTCGTATTGATTCTTGAATTGACGAAGTTATTAGACGGCAGAGTTATTCTTGATAATCATGAACGCGGTGGTCAGGTTACTATTGTTATGAATCGCTAA